DNA from Nitrospira sp.:
CAAGAAGGCCATATCAGCGATCTGGAACTCGACATGGTGCGGAAAGATGGGTCAATCCTGCCCATCCTGCTCAGCGCCACGGCAGTGAGAGACGCCGAAGGCCGTTTCGTCGCCAGCCGCTCGACGATTCTCGACATTACCGAGCGCCGAAAGGCCGACGAAGCTCTCCGTGTCAGCCACCAGGCACTCGAAGCCGAAGTTCGGCAACGGACGGCCGAACTTCAATTGGCCAACCATCGATTGGAAGAAGAACTCGCCCACAGCCGGCGAACGGGAGACGCCCTCAAATCGAGTGAAGCGCGATTCCGGGAACTGGTGGAATGTCTGCCGCAACTGATCTGGACCTGTCTGCCAGACGGAGCGTGCGACTATGTGAGTCCGCAGTGGGTTCACTATACCGGCGTACCGGAAGGGGAGCACTTAGGGAGCGGCTGGCTTCAACAACTCCATCCGGACGACCGGCAAGGTACGATCGAACGGTGGCAACTGAACGTCGCCGCCGTCCAACCGTTCGAGACCGAGTTTCGCATCCGGGGAAGAGACGGGCGATACCGGTGGTTCCATACGCGGGCCGCCCCGCTGCGTGACGGAGACGGCCGCCTCGTAAAATGGTTGGGCACCCACACCGACGTCCACGACCGCAAACATGCCGAAGAAGTGCAGGCGCGGCTGGGTGCCATCGTCGAGTCCTCGTCAGACGCCATTATCAGTAAGTCCCTGGACGGACTCGTCCTCACATGGAACAAGAGCGCCGAGGAAATGTTCGGGTACTCCGGCGAGGACATCGTCGGCCGCTCCATTCTCCTCATCGTCCCTTCCGATCGTCGGCGGGAGGAGTCGATGCTCATCGAGCAGATCAAGAGAGGGATAAGGATTCAACAGTATGAAACCGTCCGCACCCGCAAAGACGGCAGTTCGCTTCACGTCTCGCTGACGGTGTCCCCGATCATGGATATCCTGGGCACCGTCACCGCCGTCTCGACGATCGCCCGCGATATCACCGCGAGGAAACGCGCGGAAGAGACGATGGAGCAGCAACGCCAACTCCTGGAGTTATCCTATGAGCCGATCTTCGCCTGGGATCTGCAGCGCGGCATCGTCGAATGGAATCGAGGCTGCGAACAGCTGTATGGCTTCACGCAATCGGAAGCCTTGGGACAGGTGAGCCACCACCTGTTGAAAACGGCGTTCCCCTGCCCCCTCGCCGAGATCCATGCCGTATTGCAATCAACCGGTGAGTGGACGGGGGAAATTCGCCAGCGCACCAAAGACGGGCAGGAGGTGCTGGTGGAAAGCCGCTGGGGCCTGCTCAAGAGCCACGGCCGCAGCCTGGTGCTGGAGACCAACCGCGACATCACCGAACGGCGACGTTCCGAGTCGATGTTGATCAGGAAGAATAAGGACCTGGAAACCCTTCTCTATGTCACGTCTCACGACTTGAAGGAGCCGCTTCGTGCGATCGAAAGCTTTTCATTGCTCATCCAGGAACGGTATGCGGATCGGTTCGATGACAAGGGCCGGGACTTTCTCATGCGGATCGTCCGCGCCACCCAGCGGCTCGATCAACTGCTCACGGACATTCTCAACCTCTCCCGCGCACAACGTATGGATCCACCCGTCGAGGATGTCGAGGCGGAACTGCTGGTCCAGGAGGTCCTGCGCAGGCTGGAGAGCCGCATCAAGGATTCGCACGCCCGGATCGTGCTTCGCTCGCCTCTGCCGCGACTACGCGTCAACAGGACCTGGGCCATCCAGGGTATCTACAACCTCGTCGCGAATGCCCTTAAATTCAGCCGCCCGGGAGAACCGCCCGAGATCGAGATCCTTTCCTATCGAAAGGAGGACCAGGAGGGCAAACGAATCCTGGGTTTGATCGTGCGGGATCGCGGCCCGGGGGTTGCGCCGGAGCAACGGGATCGAATCTTCGAACTGTTCCGCCGAGCCGTAGGGCGCGAGATCGAGGGCACCGGGGCGGGCCTCGCCATCGTCCGGCAGGTGGCGGAACGGCACGGGGGCCGTGCCTGGGTCGAACCAAGGGAAGGCGGCGGGTCTGAGTTTTTCATTACATTCGGCTTGGAACAGGATATAGCTGCAAAGGTATGCCCATGACGATGACACCGTTCGATATTCTGATCGCGGAGGACAACGAAGACGACATCCTGCTGATCCAGGAGGCCTTCTCGGAAGGGAACATCATCAACCGGATCGCCGTCGTCAGGGACGGTGAGGAGGCCTTGGCCTATTTGCGCGGTGAGGAGCGTTTTCGCAGAACTCCCCTGCCCGGCATGCTGCTCCTCGATATCAACATGCCCAAGAAGAACGGACTCGAAGTGCTGGAGGAAATCAAGGCGGACATCCGCCTTCGTGCGTTGCCGGTGATCATGTTGACGGTCAGCGAACGCGATGAGGATATTTTGCGGGCCTTTGCCCAGGGCGCCTGCTCCTACATCCGAAAGCCGGTCACCCTGTCCCGATTCATCGCGGTGGTCAAGGAATTCGAACGGTACTGGAGTCTCGTCTCAAAAATTCCCACGCTGGCCAGGTAACCTATGATCGTGCTCCTCATCGAAGACAACGAAGATGATGCCGAATTGATCCGTGAAGCACTGTCTCCCCATTCTTCCCATTCCATCACCCTCGAATGGGCGGACCGGCTTGAGACGGGATTCTCGAAGCTGGCCCGCAGTGCCGTCGACGCCGTCCTTCTGGACCTGTCCCTCCCAGACAGCCATGGATTGAACACCCTCGACCAGGTCAGGACACAGATTCAAGACGCTCCGGTGATCGTCCTCACCGGTCTGGACGACGAGCGGGTCGCAGAAGAGGCCCTGCGGCATGGGGCTCAGGACTATCTTGTGAAGGGCCGGTTGGACGGAGACCTGCTGCGGCGCGCCATTCGTTATGCGATGGGCCGCCACCAGGTCGAACAGGCCCTGCGCAAGAGCGAAGAACGGTTTCAATTGGCCTGCCGCGCCACCAACGACGGGATTTGGGACTGGGACATCGGCGCCGATGCGGTGTGGTGGAACGATGCCTATGAGGCGGTGTTCGGCGATCACTCCCACGGGAAGGGGCAAAACTTGGCGGCTTGGTCGGAACGTATCCATCCGGATGAGCGGGCGTCCGTAGTCGCCGACCTGACCGACACCTTGCGTTCAGACCGACGTTTATGGACGGGGGAATACCGGTTTCGTCGCGCCGATGGAACGTATGTCTATGTGATCGACCGCGGGTATGTCATCCGCGACCACGAAGGCGTTCCGCGCCGCATGATCGGGGCCATGAACGACATCACCGACCGGCGACAGTTGGAAACCTTTCAAGCCGCACAACTGGCCGTCAGCCTGGCGCTCGATGACTCCCCTGCGCTCGGTGATGCGCTGCCGAAAATTCTCCGCGCCTTATGCGAAGTCAACCGGTGGACGTTGGGGACGTTCTGGATGGTCAATCCCCAGGGAAAGGTACTCCAGTGCGATACCCTCTGGCATCGACCGGATTTCCAGGCGGGAGAATTCATCCGGCAGTATCGTTCGCTTCAATTGAGCCCGGACATGGGACTGGCGGGACAGGCTTGGAAAACGGGAGAGCCGGTTCTCCGTCCGGATATCCAACAGGATCCCGGCGTTCCCATGGCCCATGCCCTGAGCCGCCTCGGATTGCGAAGCGGCATCGCCTTTCCGATCAGGAAAGGCAAAGTCATCATGGGCATCATGGAATTCCTCTCCTTGGACATCCTGCGGCCCAGCGCCGCCCAAGTCCACATGGTCGCCGAACTCGGTACGAGAGTCAGCCAATTCATTCAAGACAAGGATTTTGAACGGCAACTGCGTCAAGGGCAGAAGATGGAAGCCTTGGGACGAATGGCCGGAGGTATCGCACACGATTTCAACAACCTGCTGACCGTCATCAACAGCTGGAGCGAGATACTCCTGACGGAGTCCACGTTGGACCCTCGCACCAACCAGGGCCTGAATCAGATCAGGGAAGCGGGAAACAAGGCGGCGAGCCTCACCCGTCAACTCCTGGCCTTCAGCCGCCACCAACTGGTCAGACAACAGATTCTCAACCTGAACGACCGGGTCACGGACATCGTCGATCTGATGCGGCGGGTGATCGGAGAAGACATCAATCTCATCGTGACATTGGATCCCACCGTGGGACCGATTCACGCGGACCCCGGTCAGATCGAGCAGGTGGTGATGAACCTGGTGGTGAATGCCCGCGATGCCATGCCGCAGGGCGGTCGTCTCGAGCTCGAGACCAGAGAACAGCAGATCACGCAATCCGACTCCTCGTGGCCCGATTCGATCAAGCCCGGCCCCTATGTGACCTTGGCCGTGCGCGATACAGGATGCGGCATGGATGCGGAGACGCTGGCCCACGTCTTCGAGCCGTTTTTCACCACCAAGGATCGCGGCAAGGGTACCGGGCTGGGGCTTTCGACCGTCTATGGCATCGTCAAACAATCCGGAGGAACGATCGGGGTCGAAAGCGTACCGGGGCAAGGCACGACCTTTACGATCTATTTCCCGCGCACCGATGGACGGCAAGCCGCCCCCCTTCCATCCCCTCCCCAGCCGGATCGCCCGCAAGGGACGGAGACGATCTTGTTGGTCGAAGATGACGAGATGGTGCACAGCCTCGCTCACACCGTCTTAGCGGCCCAACAGTACGCAGTCATGTCGGCGCGGAATGCTCAAGAGGCCCTGTCCATTGCGCGGACCCATGCCGGGCATATTGCACTCCTCGTGACCGATATGGTGATGCCGGGCATGACCGGTTCCCAATTGGCCGTGCAGATGAAACAGTTACGGCCGGATATCAAGATCATCATGACGTCCGGTTATGCGGACCGGGGGAAGGAGTTTCTCGAATCCTTCGGACCGACCGCCGCCTTTTTGCAGAAACCCTATACTCCCGACTCACTCACGGGAAAGGTTCGGGAGATTCTCGACGCCCCTTCGCAACCATCTACGCCCGACCAGCCCTGAAGACGAGCGCCTTCCCCCGGTCGGACGATGCGATAGGGAGTGGAAAGAAACGGAACGGACTGTGTGGATCCACACCACACAGGGTGAGGTCAGCGTGTATCGCTCCCGACGGCGGTCGGAGCGGCATCTTCTTTGGTCGGAAGCGCCGGAACTGCGAGGACCGGTGTGGCTGAGGCGGGATTCTGGGGAAAGGGGAGTTCCAGCAGCGCATAGGGATTCACCCGGGCGCCGTTCGCCTTCATTCCCCAAATGACGCAACCCGGCTCCCGTCCCCCATCATCGGAACCTTTCACTCTAGCCTTTCCTCTGGGCGGGACTTACAATTGACTGCTCCACTTGTAGGCACGAGTGGATAAATGCTTTCACTCTAGCCTTTCCTCTGGGCGGGACTTACAATCGATATGCGGCGCGGCATTGTTGAGCAGGTACATGCTTTCACTCTAGCCTTTCCTCTGGGCGGGACTTACAATGCGGTTACGATAGGCATAGTCAGACCCTCCTCTTATTCTTTCACTCTAGCCTTTCCTCTGGGCGGGACTTACAATCGAAGAGTCCGTACTGAGAAGAATGCAACTCTACACTTTCACTCTAGCCTTTCCTCTGGGCGGGACTTACAATTGTTCCTGCTGGTTTCTCTCATGCCGATCATGGCACCTTTCACTCTAGCCTTTCCTCTGGGCGGGACTTACAATTCCAGACCCGCACCATGACGGTCGTCAATGCGACGCTCTTTCACTCTAGCCTTTCCTCTGGGCGGGACTTACAATCCGAAGGCCGTTGCCAATGGTGTAGACAAATTGATGGCTTTCACTCTAGCCTTTCCTCTGGGCGGGACTTACAATCGAGATTTAAAATTGCGGCGGGAGGCGCGCAACACTTTCACTCTAGCCTTTCCTCTGGGCGGGACTTACAATGAAGGCCAGAAACAGAACGTGCTGGCACAACGGCACTTTCACTCTAGCCTTTCCTCTGGGCGGGACTTACAATCCCGCCCAGAAGGCCATGGAAGAATTAAG
Protein-coding regions in this window:
- a CDS encoding Two-component transcriptional response regulator, LuxR family; the encoded protein is MTMTPFDILIAEDNEDDILLIQEAFSEGNIINRIAVVRDGEEALAYLRGEERFRRTPLPGMLLLDINMPKKNGLEVLEEIKADIRLRALPVIMLTVSERDEDILRAFAQGACSYIRKPVTLSRFIAVVKEFERYWSLVSKIPTLAR
- a CDS encoding Multi-sensor signal transduction histidine kinase; the encoded protein is MGTLRRTIPQDKVAGHGLPGWAQLGVIGLLIALIFLLDCMTPRGIPVWILYLVPLVLTYRAPYDWIPSSTALACAALTFLGYLSTPSLAGVPGWIPLLNRSVSLGVFAVIAYLIVQHRRMTKDLINAATLEAEHQALQLRESLLLKSANEVRDLYEHAPCGYHSLDQQGLIIAVNQTELDWLGYRRDELVGQTRITDLLTPASADLVRRRFPDFIQEGHISDLELDMVRKDGSILPILLSATAVRDAEGRFVASRSTILDITERRKADEALRVSHQALEAEVRQRTAELQLANHRLEEELAHSRRTGDALKSSEARFRELVECLPQLIWTCLPDGACDYVSPQWVHYTGVPEGEHLGSGWLQQLHPDDRQGTIERWQLNVAAVQPFETEFRIRGRDGRYRWFHTRAAPLRDGDGRLVKWLGTHTDVHDRKHAEEVQARLGAIVESSSDAIISKSLDGLVLTWNKSAEEMFGYSGEDIVGRSILLIVPSDRRREESMLIEQIKRGIRIQQYETVRTRKDGSSLHVSLTVSPIMDILGTVTAVSTIARDITARKRAEETMEQQRQLLELSYEPIFAWDLQRGIVEWNRGCEQLYGFTQSEALGQVSHHLLKTAFPCPLAEIHAVLQSTGEWTGEIRQRTKDGQEVLVESRWGLLKSHGRSLVLETNRDITERRRSESMLIRKNKDLETLLYVTSHDLKEPLRAIESFSLLIQERYADRFDDKGRDFLMRIVRATQRLDQLLTDILNLSRAQRMDPPVEDVEAELLVQEVLRRLESRIKDSHARIVLRSPLPRLRVNRTWAIQGIYNLVANALKFSRPGEPPEIEILSYRKEDQEGKRILGLIVRDRGPGVAPEQRDRIFELFRRAVGREIEGTGAGLAIVRQVAERHGGRAWVEPREGGGSEFFITFGLEQDIAAKVCP
- a CDS encoding Peptidase M23B, yielding MKGSDDGGREPGCVIWGMKANGARVNPYALLELPFPQNPASATPVLAVPALPTKEDAAPTAVGSDTR